The following are encoded in a window of Rhizobium sp. WYJ-E13 genomic DNA:
- a CDS encoding IS701 family transposase has translation MSVAGWSGSVLAWHRELDALKVRLGSVFGRRELRASCGAFLDGLLSGVERKTGWLMAEQAGLERPYRMQSLLGRSHWDADALRDTVRAYAIESLGDADGVLVVDETGFLKKGAHSVGVARQYSGTAGRIENCQIGVFLAYASRYGQTLIDRQLYLPKEWAEDEARRASAHVPQSQAFATKPAIAAKLIADALDAGVPCAWVLADALYGSDSKLRRMLESRGQPYVLAVRSNQCLRFVREQGIEQTDPETMADELKPEVWQSHAAGEGAKGLRLYDWARIPLSSRPDPQWERWLLIRRSRREPDARAYYFVFAPAGTELSELAGAAGLRWTVEECFQRAKDDLGLDHCEARSWHAWKRHMTLVMAAAAFLAKLGADLRRTAAGKPNETSPNPPIAA, from the coding sequence ATGTCGGTTGCGGGTTGGTCCGGGTCGGTTCTGGCGTGGCATCGTGAGCTCGATGCCTTGAAGGTGCGGTTGGGCTCGGTCTTTGGTCGCCGAGAATTGCGCGCATCGTGCGGTGCCTTTCTGGATGGGTTGTTGTCGGGAGTAGAGCGCAAGACTGGCTGGCTGATGGCGGAACAGGCAGGACTGGAGCGCCCTTATCGGATGCAATCGCTGCTGGGGCGCAGCCATTGGGATGCTGACGCATTGCGCGATACGGTTCGCGCTTATGCAATAGAGTCTCTCGGTGACGCGGACGGCGTTCTTGTGGTCGATGAGACCGGCTTCCTGAAGAAAGGCGCCCATTCAGTCGGTGTCGCACGACAATATTCCGGCACGGCCGGCCGGATCGAGAACTGTCAGATCGGTGTTTTCCTTGCCTATGCAAGCCGCTACGGTCAGACCCTGATCGATCGGCAACTTTATCTACCGAAGGAGTGGGCCGAGGATGAAGCCCGCCGTGCTTCGGCTCACGTCCCCCAGTCCCAAGCCTTCGCGACCAAACCGGCCATTGCAGCCAAGCTCATTGCCGATGCGCTGGATGCCGGCGTGCCTTGTGCCTGGGTATTGGCGGATGCGCTTTATGGTTCGGATTCCAAGCTGCGCCGGATGCTGGAAAGCCGTGGCCAGCCTTATGTTCTGGCAGTGCGCTCCAATCAATGCCTGCGCTTTGTGCGTGAGCAAGGGATCGAGCAGACCGATCCCGAAACGATGGCTGATGAGTTGAAACCGGAGGTTTGGCAGAGCCATGCAGCAGGCGAAGGTGCCAAGGGTCTTCGGCTTTATGATTGGGCCCGTATTCCTCTCAGCTCTCGCCCGGATCCACAATGGGAGCGCTGGCTTCTGATCCGGCGCAGCCGACGCGAACCCGATGCGCGCGCCTATTACTTTGTCTTTGCGCCCGCCGGTACCGAATTGAGCGAATTGGCGGGCGCTGCCGGGCTGCGTTGGACCGTGGAAGAATGCTTCCAGCGTGCGAAGGACGATCTCGGCCTGGATCATTGCGAAGCGCGATCCTGGCATGCTTGGAAGCGGCACATGACGCTCGTCATGGCAGCCGCTGCATTCCTCGCCAAACTCGGCGCCGATCTACGCCGCACCGCTGCTGGCAAACCGAACGAAACGAGTCCAAACCCGCCAATCGCCGCCTGA
- a CDS encoding class I fructose-bisphosphate aldolase, which produces MSERLEDIAVKMVAGGRGLLAADESTATIKKRFDAINLESTETSRRDYREMLFRSDEAMKKYISGVILYEETLFQKAADGTPFVDIIKAADSIPGIKVDIGAKPMAKFPGETITEGLDGLADRLAKYYEAGARFAKWRGVIAISETLPSRGSVRANAQALARYAALCQEARIVPIVEPECLMDGKPGDHNIDRCAEVTEATLRIVFEELADARVSLEGMILKPNMVIDGKNARKASVAEVAERTVQVLKRTVPSAVPGIAFLSGGQTTEEATAHLSAINSGYELPWFVTFSYGRALQDSALKAWNGKQGNVAAGQREFAHRAEMNSLAAKGNWKAELEKAA; this is translated from the coding sequence ATGAGCGAACGACTGGAAGACATTGCAGTGAAGATGGTTGCGGGTGGTCGAGGCCTGCTTGCAGCCGATGAATCGACCGCTACCATCAAGAAGCGTTTCGATGCGATCAATCTTGAATCGACCGAGACCAGCCGGCGCGATTATCGCGAGATGCTCTTCCGCTCCGACGAAGCGATGAAGAAGTACATCTCCGGCGTCATTCTTTACGAGGAAACCCTTTTCCAGAAGGCCGCCGACGGCACGCCTTTCGTTGACATCATCAAGGCTGCCGACAGCATTCCAGGCATCAAGGTCGATATCGGCGCCAAGCCGATGGCCAAGTTCCCCGGCGAAACCATCACCGAAGGCCTCGACGGCCTCGCAGACCGCCTCGCCAAATATTACGAAGCCGGCGCCCGTTTCGCCAAGTGGCGCGGCGTTATCGCCATCTCTGAGACCCTGCCGAGCCGCGGCTCCGTGCGTGCCAATGCCCAGGCGCTGGCGCGCTATGCAGCGCTCTGCCAGGAGGCCAGGATCGTGCCGATCGTCGAGCCGGAATGCCTGATGGACGGCAAGCCGGGCGACCACAATATCGATCGTTGCGCCGAAGTGACCGAGGCCACCCTGCGCATCGTGTTCGAGGAACTCGCCGACGCCCGCGTCAGCCTCGAAGGCATGATCCTCAAGCCGAACATGGTCATCGACGGCAAGAATGCCCGCAAGGCTTCCGTCGCCGAGGTTGCCGAGCGCACCGTGCAGGTTCTGAAGCGCACGGTTCCGTCAGCCGTTCCTGGCATCGCCTTCCTCTCCGGCGGCCAGACGACGGAAGAAGCGACCGCCCATCTCTCCGCGATCAATTCCGGCTACGAGCTGCCTTGGTTTGTCACCTTCTCCTATGGCCGCGCCCTGCAGGACAGCGCGCTAAAGGCCTGGAACGGCAAGCAGGGAAACGTCGCTGCCGGCCAGCGCGAATTTGCGCACCGCGCCGAAATGAACAGCCTCGCCGCCAAGGGCAACTGGAAGGCCGAGCTCGAAAAGGCTGCATAA
- the pgk gene encoding phosphoglycerate kinase, with product MAVFKTLDDLNDIAGKRVLVRVDLNVPVKDGKVTDTTRIERVAPTILELSEKGAKVILLAHFGRPKDGPSAEFSLSLVAPSVEQVLDHCVLTAADCIGEAAASAVAKMNNGDILLLENTRFHKGEEKNDPDFTKALAANGDIYVNDAFSAAHRAHASTEGLAHHLPAYAGRTMQAELEALEKGLGNPVRPVVAIVGGAKVSTKIDLLMNLVKRVDALVIGGGMANTFIAARGTNVGKSLCEHDLADTAKQIMIEAATAGCAIVLPEDGVVAREFKAGAANETVSIEAIPADAMVLDVGPKSVEAVKAWIERATTLVWNGPLGAFEIEPFDTATVAAAKYAAERTKAGKLTSVAGGGDTVSALNHAGVAEDFTYVSTAGGAFLEWMEGKELPGVAVLSR from the coding sequence ATGGCAGTTTTCAAGACTCTCGACGACCTCAACGACATCGCCGGCAAGCGCGTTCTCGTCCGCGTCGACCTCAACGTCCCTGTCAAGGACGGCAAGGTCACCGACACGACCCGCATCGAGCGTGTTGCGCCGACAATCCTTGAACTGTCGGAAAAGGGCGCCAAGGTCATCCTGCTCGCCCATTTCGGTCGCCCGAAGGATGGTCCTTCGGCGGAATTTTCGCTTTCGCTGGTTGCCCCGTCAGTCGAGCAGGTGCTCGACCATTGCGTGCTGACGGCAGCCGACTGCATCGGCGAGGCAGCTGCTTCCGCCGTCGCGAAGATGAACAATGGCGATATCCTGCTCCTGGAAAACACCCGCTTCCACAAGGGCGAGGAAAAGAACGATCCTGATTTCACCAAGGCGCTCGCCGCAAACGGCGATATCTATGTCAACGATGCCTTTTCGGCTGCGCACCGCGCCCACGCCTCCACCGAAGGTCTTGCCCATCATTTACCTGCTTATGCGGGGCGCACCATGCAGGCCGAACTCGAAGCATTGGAAAAGGGTCTCGGCAACCCGGTCCGTCCGGTCGTCGCGATCGTCGGCGGCGCCAAGGTCTCGACCAAGATCGACCTCTTGATGAACCTCGTAAAAAGGGTCGATGCGCTCGTCATCGGCGGCGGCATGGCCAATACCTTCATCGCCGCCCGCGGCACCAATGTCGGCAAGTCGCTCTGCGAACATGATCTTGCCGATACCGCCAAACAAATCATGATTGAAGCCGCCACTGCCGGCTGCGCGATCGTCCTGCCGGAAGACGGAGTCGTCGCCCGCGAGTTCAAGGCAGGTGCGGCCAACGAAACTGTTTCTATCGAAGCGATCCCCGCCGATGCTATGGTTCTCGACGTCGGTCCGAAATCGGTCGAAGCCGTCAAGGCCTGGATCGAACGCGCCACCACGCTCGTGTGGAACGGTCCGCTCGGCGCCTTTGAAATCGAGCCCTTCGATACAGCGACCGTCGCCGCCGCGAAATATGCCGCCGAGCGCACCAAGGCAGGCAAGCTTACTTCGGTTGCAGGCGGTGGCGATACGGTCTCGGCACTGAACCATGCCGGCGTTGCCGAAGACTTTACCTATGTTTCGACCGCAGGCGGCGCCTTCCTTGAATGGATGGAAGGCAAGGAACTACCGGGCGTGGCCGTTCTCTCCCGTTAA
- a CDS encoding PhzF family phenazine biosynthesis protein, whose protein sequence is MNNLSYTTVDVFTSTRFEGNPLAVMADARDLSDAAMQKIAAEFGYSEVTFVLPPENLENTARVRIFTPTMEVPFAGHPNVGTAFVLGRQSEIFGRPIGDKLRFEEKAGLVEVALQRREGRVTAATIRAPRPLEIGDTIPEAVIASCVSIDPASIRKNTHAPVFASVGLNFAVSELESLEALAAASPNLNGFQAAASTTTGSHDFSLFLYVRPTAAPWKIRARMFAPLDNVIEDPATGSASAALCAYLVSLRPEADINQHITIEQGVEMGRRSVIELDVVKKAGTVTDVTISGSCVPVMQGEIILQD, encoded by the coding sequence ATGAACAACCTGTCTTACACCACCGTCGACGTTTTCACTTCCACCCGCTTCGAAGGCAACCCGCTCGCGGTCATGGCCGACGCAAGGGACCTCAGCGACGCGGCAATGCAGAAGATCGCCGCCGAGTTCGGCTATTCCGAAGTCACCTTCGTACTGCCACCAGAGAACCTCGAAAACACGGCAAGAGTGCGCATCTTCACGCCGACGATGGAAGTGCCGTTCGCCGGACATCCCAATGTAGGCACCGCCTTTGTTCTCGGCCGGCAGAGCGAGATCTTCGGCCGCCCCATCGGCGACAAGCTGCGGTTCGAGGAGAAGGCCGGTCTCGTGGAAGTCGCCCTGCAGCGCCGCGAGGGCCGCGTCACCGCAGCGACGATCCGTGCGCCGCGGCCGCTTGAAATAGGAGACACGATACCCGAGGCAGTCATTGCAAGCTGCGTCTCCATCGACCCGGCCTCAATCCGCAAAAACACCCATGCTCCGGTCTTTGCATCGGTCGGTCTGAACTTCGCCGTCTCAGAACTCGAAAGCCTTGAGGCTCTCGCCGCGGCAAGCCCGAACCTCAACGGCTTCCAGGCAGCGGCCAGCACCACAACCGGCAGCCATGATTTCTCCCTGTTCCTCTACGTCCGTCCCACAGCTGCACCCTGGAAGATCCGCGCCCGCATGTTCGCGCCGCTGGACAATGTCATCGAGGATCCGGCGACCGGCAGCGCATCGGCAGCCCTTTGCGCCTACCTCGTCTCGTTGCGTCCGGAGGCTGACATCAACCAGCACATAACGATCGAGCAGGGCGTCGAAATGGGCCGGCGCAGCGTCATCGAGCTGGATGTCGTCAAGAAGGCCGGCACAGTGACCGATGTGACGATTTCGGGAAGCTGCGTGCCCGTCATGCAAGGCGAGATCATCCTGCAGGACTGA